The proteins below are encoded in one region of Sideroxydans lithotrophicus ES-1:
- a CDS encoding rhodanese-like domain-containing protein, with amino-acid sequence MTGIQRCIVALAVLILAGCGPKDEQLVDVKAAAERQTRGELLLDVREADDYKEFHIPNTMNIPYGHLALRMAELEPYKGKPVMVIDHSGLRAPRAMEQLQKAGFTQVFVVKGGIAEWKAAGLPLEKLDMQLQPQ; translated from the coding sequence ATGACCGGAATTCAAAGATGCATCGTCGCACTGGCCGTATTGATCCTGGCGGGGTGTGGTCCGAAGGATGAGCAGTTGGTGGATGTGAAAGCGGCTGCCGAGCGGCAGACTCGCGGCGAGCTGTTGTTGGATGTGCGTGAAGCCGATGACTACAAAGAGTTCCACATACCGAACACGATGAACATACCGTACGGTCATCTGGCCTTGCGCATGGCGGAGTTGGAGCCATACAAGGGCAAACCGGTCATGGTGATCGACCATTCCGGCCTGCGGGCACCCCGGGCAATGGAGCAACTGCAAAAAGCAGGATTCACCCAGGTGTTCGTGGTGAAAGGCGGGATAGCCGAATGGAAAGCCGCCGGTCTTCCTCTCGAAAAACTGGACATGCAGCTGCAGCCGCAGTGA
- a CDS encoding rhodanese-like domain-containing protein, translating to MTGIQRCLIALAVLFLSGCGPKDEQLVDVKAAAERQARGELLLDVREADDYKEFHIPNTMNIPYGHLALRMAELESYKGKPVMVIDHSGLRAPRAMEQLQKAGFTQVFVVKGGIAEWKTAGLPLEKLDMQLRPQ from the coding sequence ATGACCGGAATTCAAAGATGCCTCATCGCACTGGCCGTGTTGTTCCTGTCGGGGTGTGGTCCGAAGGATGAGCAGTTGGTGGATGTCAAAGCGGCTGCGGAGCGGCAGGCTCGCGGCGAGCTGTTGTTGGATGTCCGTGAAGCCGATGACTACAAAGAGTTCCATATACCGAACACGATGAACATACCGTACGGTCACCTTGCCTTGCGCATGGCGGAGTTGGAGTCATACAAGGGCAAACCTGTGATGGTGATCGACCATTCCGGCCTGCGGGCACCCCGCGCAATGGAGCAACTGCAAAAAGCAGGATTCACCCAGGTGTTCGTGGTGAAAGGCGGGATAGCCGAATGGAAAACAGCCGGACTTCCTCTCGAAAAACTGGACATGCAGCTGCGGCCGCAGTGA
- a CDS encoding type II toxin-antitoxin system Phd/YefM family antitoxin: protein MQEQIISLTDFKASASRLLQETRGGANIILTQNGTASAVVQDYATYRAQQDAFLMLKLMVQGEADAQKNRLTPQAKVFDTLRTSLLKQQKRHG from the coding sequence ATGCAAGAACAAATCATCAGCCTGACCGATTTTAAAGCCTCCGCCAGCCGTTTGTTGCAGGAGACGCGCGGGGGAGCCAATATCATTTTGACGCAGAACGGTACGGCGAGTGCGGTGGTGCAGGACTACGCAACCTACCGCGCGCAGCAGGATGCATTTCTGATGTTGAAGCTGATGGTTCAGGGCGAGGCCGATGCACAGAAGAATCGCCTAACTCCGCAAGCCAAGGTATTTGATACCCTGCGCACGTCTTTGCTGAAGCAGCAAAAGCGACATGGCTGA
- a CDS encoding type II toxin-antitoxin system RelE/ParE family toxin, which produces MAETKSYQVLWSHTAQQDLTEIIEYIAQDSIEDALAILQKLETKAALLITLPNRGRVVPELLHTGISQYRELISAPWRIVYRVDNKQVLIMAVLDSRRDLQTVLLNRLAR; this is translated from the coding sequence ATGGCTGAAACAAAGTCGTATCAGGTGTTGTGGTCGCACACGGCACAGCAGGATTTGACGGAGATCATCGAGTACATTGCACAGGATAGTATTGAAGATGCGCTGGCGATCCTGCAAAAGCTGGAAACCAAAGCCGCACTTCTGATTACTTTGCCCAATCGCGGTCGTGTCGTGCCTGAGTTATTGCATACCGGCATCTCGCAATACCGGGAGCTGATCAGTGCGCCTTGGCGCATCGTTTACCGGGTTGATAACAAGCAAGTCTTGATTATGGCGGTGCTGGATAGTCGGCGTGATTTGCAGACGGTGCTGCTCAACCGTCTCGCTCGCTAG
- a CDS encoding methyltransferase family protein has product MTESAWQNVVLLAICWIGYFALHSALASLTVKRKVAAAWPKLMPYYRLTFNLLASLLILPILWLTYRDPGPLLWHWQGATAWLANGLALAALFGFWLSLKSYDMQEFLGLRQLRLHLRKVEDQEHFHLSPFHRHVRHPWYFFGLVLVWTRDMNATTLLSSVFITLYFVIGSRLEEQKLLTYHGDTYRRYMARVPGLIPLPWKSLTAEEARVLLNTQAED; this is encoded by the coding sequence ATGACTGAATCCGCCTGGCAAAACGTCGTATTGCTGGCAATCTGCTGGATAGGCTACTTCGCCCTGCACTCCGCATTGGCATCGCTGACGGTGAAGCGCAAGGTTGCCGCAGCCTGGCCCAAGCTGATGCCGTATTACCGGTTGACGTTCAACCTCCTGGCATCGCTGCTGATCCTGCCGATCCTGTGGCTCACCTATCGAGATCCGGGGCCGCTGTTGTGGCACTGGCAAGGTGCCACCGCGTGGCTGGCAAACGGGCTGGCGCTGGCAGCACTGTTCGGCTTCTGGCTGAGTCTCAAAAGCTACGACATGCAGGAATTCCTCGGCCTGCGCCAGTTGCGGCTCCACCTCCGCAAGGTCGAGGATCAGGAACACTTCCATCTCTCCCCGTTCCACCGCCACGTGCGCCACCCCTGGTATTTCTTCGGCCTGGTGCTGGTGTGGACGCGCGACATGAACGCGACGACGCTGCTATCCAGCGTGTTCATCACGCTGTATTTCGTCATCGGATCGCGCCTGGAAGAGCAGAAACTGTTGACCTATCACGGCGATACTTACCGCCGCTATATGGCGCGCGTTCCCGGCCTGATACCGCTGCCATGGAAGTCCCTTACGGCGGAGGAAGCCAGGGTGCTGTTGAATACACAAGCAGAGGATTGA
- a CDS encoding group I truncated hemoglobin has protein sequence MENFGVLLFVFSPFIILALMILASGKPEPTPAAKQSIYQQLGGEAAVNAAVDIFYRKVLKDARISHFFEGVDMERQAAKQKAFLTMAFGGPHNYTGEDMRRGHAHLVKQGLNDSHFNAVMENLGATLMELKVPGHLITQCAAIAESTRKDVLGK, from the coding sequence ATGGAAAACTTCGGGGTGCTGCTATTTGTATTTTCACCATTCATTATTTTGGCATTGATGATTCTGGCGAGCGGTAAACCAGAGCCAACCCCCGCAGCCAAGCAATCCATCTATCAGCAACTCGGCGGCGAAGCAGCGGTCAATGCTGCAGTCGACATCTTCTACCGCAAGGTCCTGAAAGATGCGCGTATCAGCCATTTCTTCGAAGGCGTCGACATGGAACGGCAAGCAGCCAAACAAAAGGCGTTCCTGACCATGGCATTCGGCGGCCCGCACAACTACACCGGGGAAGACATGCGCCGCGGCCATGCGCACCTGGTCAAGCAGGGCCTGAACGATTCCCATTTCAACGCAGTGATGGAGAACCTGGGCGCTACGCTCATGGAACTGAAAGTGCCCGGCCACCTGATCACGCAATGCGCCGCGATCGCCGAAAGCACACGCAAGGACGTGCTGGGAAAATAA
- the rsgA gene encoding ribosome small subunit-dependent GTPase A produces MELTGLGLDSQLQEQASKRCKSGLRLARVTAVDRGRYVVRDEQGEVPAELTGKFLHTAASSVDMPCVGDWVYVQYRDADMHASIHDVVPRRSFLRRKSPGKNIDFQMIAANIDVAFIVQSCHFDFNVRRLERYLVMVNEGHIEPVLLLTKTDLVSAVELERMLEHIRTAGITARIIALSNVTGEGVEQVKQLMRPGKTYCLLGSSGVGKTTLINQLLGRDALETGAVSGTGEGRHTTTRRHLVMLDNGALLIDMPGMRELGILSAGEGLDDSFADIKALVSQCRFADCRHTNEPGCAIRKAIESGELNAEHYQSYLKLKAESDFNEMSYVDKRKKDKAFGKYVKSVLKGQQK; encoded by the coding sequence ATGGAACTGACCGGACTTGGTTTGGATAGCCAGTTGCAGGAACAGGCAAGCAAGCGGTGTAAATCGGGCCTGCGCCTGGCCCGGGTGACTGCGGTCGATCGCGGGCGCTATGTCGTCCGGGATGAGCAGGGCGAGGTGCCTGCCGAGCTGACGGGCAAATTCCTTCACACCGCGGCATCTTCGGTGGATATGCCCTGTGTCGGCGATTGGGTGTATGTGCAGTATCGCGATGCGGATATGCATGCGAGCATCCATGATGTGGTGCCCAGAAGGTCTTTCCTGCGGCGCAAGTCTCCCGGCAAGAACATCGATTTCCAGATGATCGCGGCGAACATCGATGTGGCGTTCATCGTGCAGTCGTGCCATTTCGATTTCAATGTGCGCAGGCTGGAGCGCTATCTGGTGATGGTGAACGAGGGGCACATCGAGCCGGTGCTGCTGCTGACCAAGACGGACCTGGTGAGCGCGGTGGAGCTGGAGCGCATGCTCGAGCATATCCGCACGGCGGGCATCACGGCCCGGATCATCGCGCTCAGCAACGTGACGGGCGAGGGCGTGGAGCAGGTGAAGCAGCTCATGCGGCCGGGCAAGACCTATTGTCTGCTCGGCTCTTCCGGCGTGGGCAAGACGACGCTGATCAATCAGCTGCTGGGCCGTGACGCGCTGGAGACCGGTGCTGTCAGCGGCACGGGCGAGGGCAGGCACACCACCACGCGCCGCCATCTGGTCATGCTCGACAATGGCGCGTTGCTGATCGACATGCCGGGCATGCGCGAGCTGGGTATCCTGAGCGCGGGCGAAGGGCTGGATGACAGCTTCGCCGATATCAAGGCGCTTGTCTCACAATGCCGCTTCGCCGATTGCCGCCACACCAACGAGCCGGGCTGCGCGATCCGCAAGGCCATCGAAAGCGGCGAGCTGAACGCGGAGCATTACCAGAGCTACCTGAAGCTCAAGGCCGAGTCCGATTTCAACGAGATGTCGTATGTGGACAAGCGCAAGAAGGACAAGGCGTTCGGCAAGTACGTCAAATCAGTGTTAAAAGGACAGCAGAAGTGA
- a CDS encoding Crp/Fnr family transcriptional regulator: MSDIADYKQVRNSTVGTELTEDEARLLAEKLGVRHLKNGEMLVKEGEADRTLFILASGKLAVTSKDAGGVNKQVYIMKEGECAGTRAFVEQSPRKATLQAMGDATVFTLDPANFESCLDKNPRLAFKVMRALFRVTHANLARMNQESAELTNYISKTQGRY; this comes from the coding sequence ATGAGCGACATTGCAGACTACAAACAGGTTCGCAACTCGACGGTGGGCACGGAGCTCACGGAAGACGAAGCCAGGCTGCTGGCTGAGAAGCTGGGTGTGCGCCATCTGAAGAACGGCGAAATGCTGGTGAAGGAAGGCGAGGCCGATCGGACCTTGTTCATTCTTGCTTCGGGCAAGCTCGCCGTCACCAGCAAGGATGCGGGGGGCGTCAACAAGCAGGTCTACATCATGAAAGAGGGCGAATGCGCCGGCACCCGCGCCTTCGTGGAGCAGTCGCCGCGCAAGGCCACGCTGCAAGCCATGGGGGATGCCACGGTCTTCACGCTGGACCCTGCCAATTTTGAATCATGCCTGGACAAGAATCCGCGCCTGGCCTTCAAGGTGATGCGCGCGCTGTTCCGCGTCACCCATGCCAACCTTGCCCGCATGAATCAGGAAAGCGCGGAGCTGACCAATTACATCTCCAAGACGCAGGGCAGATACTGA
- a CDS encoding DUF2157 domain-containing protein — MIWLLLLIVIVVLLGGGMWGWPLLAGLLGASSVTDKASALESIAQLMRNYDITPAEVDAALRVPAAARPVAAKRSRGDVAKTLFIYLGAIFILAGVGTYIGTFWQSMGSAMRVFTTLGVGYILLIVLVSALHEDKYPRLILPLALASVFTMTGGWFVLIHEVYPHGDNWRAAALFVFGVMAVHQGALLGKYRLTVLAFTTLFFVYGFMQVGLDMLGVPFAYIAIVLGASLFLVATALEKMPQRLLAEPALLIGTIWLNSGLFDRIAVATSADWAGVITGVCVMSAAFGLHKAGRYPRLTGLGYFIGSIMAYSGLFDLVHNTSFELVYLALSAAMLYACVVLQSRALLFTTVIAMLGFIGYFTAKHFANSLGWPITLVLMGVAFLGVGTIAIKVRRQL, encoded by the coding sequence ATGATCTGGCTGTTGCTGCTGATCGTCATCGTCGTGCTGCTCGGCGGCGGCATGTGGGGCTGGCCGCTGCTGGCCGGGCTCCTGGGCGCGTCCAGCGTGACGGACAAGGCCAGCGCGCTGGAGAGCATCGCGCAGCTGATGCGCAACTACGACATCACGCCTGCCGAAGTCGACGCCGCCTTGCGTGTGCCTGCCGCGGCCCGGCCTGTGGCTGCCAAACGCAGCAGGGGCGATGTCGCCAAGACGCTGTTCATCTATCTGGGGGCGATCTTCATCCTCGCCGGCGTCGGCACTTATATCGGCACGTTCTGGCAGAGCATGGGCAGTGCGATGCGGGTCTTCACGACGCTGGGCGTGGGCTACATCCTGCTCATCGTGCTGGTTTCCGCGCTGCATGAGGACAAATATCCGCGGCTGATCCTGCCGCTTGCGCTCGCTTCCGTGTTCACGATGACGGGTGGCTGGTTCGTGCTGATCCACGAGGTATATCCGCACGGCGACAACTGGCGTGCTGCTGCGCTGTTCGTGTTCGGCGTGATGGCCGTGCACCAGGGGGCGTTGCTCGGCAAATACCGGCTCACGGTGCTGGCGTTCACGACACTGTTCTTTGTGTACGGGTTCATGCAGGTGGGTCTGGATATGCTCGGCGTGCCGTTCGCCTACATCGCCATCGTGCTGGGCGCCTCGTTGTTCCTGGTGGCCACCGCACTGGAAAAGATGCCGCAGCGCTTGCTCGCGGAGCCCGCTTTGCTGATCGGCACCATCTGGCTGAACAGCGGCTTGTTCGACCGCATCGCGGTCGCCACTTCCGCCGACTGGGCGGGGGTGATCACCGGCGTGTGCGTGATGTCAGCAGCCTTTGGCCTGCACAAGGCGGGGCGCTATCCGCGCCTGACCGGACTCGGCTATTTCATCGGCTCGATCATGGCCTACAGCGGGTTGTTCGATCTCGTGCACAACACGTCATTCGAACTCGTCTATCTCGCGCTGAGTGCGGCCATGCTCTATGCCTGCGTGGTGCTGCAAAGCCGGGCGCTGTTGTTCACCACGGTCATCGCCATGCTCGGCTTCATCGGCTATTTCACCGCCAAGCATTTCGCCAATTCCCTGGGCTGGCCCATCACGCTCGTGCTCATGGGCGTCGCTTTCCTGGGCGTCGGCACGATCGCGATCAAGGTGAGGCGGCAGCTCTAG
- a CDS encoding DUF6629 family protein, translating to MCFSATVSYSAAAVLVPTGLYAVKQARQLQAPYWMWGLVPLFFGLQQACEGRVWQMLDAGDAHAAVPYAIGFHLFSHWLWLWWFGLGSYVVEPGKIRRRIMGGCTLFGAFAGTVVFAVMLSHPEWMTVAVREHSIAYKFSVPYRDSIHLPITPAALYALTTLVPLFGSSNKRIIIFGGLVALSSLLTSEIYAYAYISVWCLFAAGLSLYLVYMIKHLVVQADSTALANRQGDHPASQ from the coding sequence ATGTGCTTTTCCGCGACTGTCAGCTATAGCGCCGCCGCCGTGCTGGTACCCACGGGCCTGTATGCCGTAAAGCAGGCCCGCCAACTGCAAGCCCCGTACTGGATGTGGGGGCTGGTCCCGCTCTTCTTTGGCCTGCAGCAGGCATGTGAGGGTCGGGTATGGCAGATGCTCGATGCGGGCGATGCCCATGCCGCGGTGCCTTACGCAATCGGGTTCCACCTGTTCTCGCACTGGCTGTGGTTGTGGTGGTTCGGCCTCGGCAGTTACGTGGTCGAGCCGGGCAAGATACGCAGGAGGATCATGGGTGGCTGCACCCTCTTCGGTGCTTTCGCCGGAACGGTGGTGTTTGCCGTCATGCTCTCCCATCCGGAATGGATGACGGTCGCGGTGCGGGAACACTCCATCGCCTACAAGTTCTCCGTCCCCTATCGCGACTCCATCCATCTGCCGATCACGCCTGCGGCACTCTATGCGCTGACCACGCTGGTGCCGCTGTTCGGTTCCAGCAACAAGCGGATCATCATCTTCGGGGGACTGGTCGCCCTGTCCAGCCTGCTGACCTCGGAGATCTATGCTTATGCCTACATCTCGGTCTGGTGTCTCTTTGCTGCCGGACTCTCGCTCTATCTCGTGTACATGATCAAGCACCTCGTCGTTCAAGCTGATTCAACCGCTCTTGCGAATCGACAAGGCGACCATCCTGCAAGCCAATAG
- a CDS encoding EAL and HDOD domain-containing protein — MLESIRRMLGGSPKGPSSQDSFQQLNAVAPLKPSQNGASKENAQKHSSFICREAILDRNERIAGYEFALGQSVQSRMMDKSAQIRRVYDDAMLNSLAPLGVSSLLGERNAFIRLSVESLQNPHLDALANPNTVVMITPRPLAEIDVAGMRASLAHIKALGFRQGWAINQPRPEYAEFLHQADFIEIDPAQLDGIQLKAMIAELRAANSSQKLIASRLQTADDFKYCFERGFNYFMGPFVSSRENWHPSKSDVNYLRVFQALEMIQSGAEFDAIAECLRTDPILTFKLLRYINSPGIGLLQKIEEIQRALLLLGRDRFYRWLSLLLFDSKKPGYHENVLQEQALTRARFMEMLAGKGRVPANADQLFLTGLFSLMHVMLAQPLEDVLKQVALPEAVVSALRGETSAMHDALTLAISIESGIGSMEADAAQCGVDASEVSGILIDALAWAQQIAAVRD, encoded by the coding sequence ATGCTCGAATCGATACGCCGCATGTTGGGAGGCTCGCCGAAAGGACCTTCATCCCAGGATTCATTTCAGCAACTGAACGCAGTCGCTCCGTTGAAACCCTCGCAGAACGGTGCGTCAAAAGAGAATGCGCAAAAGCATTCTTCCTTCATCTGCCGCGAGGCGATCCTGGACCGCAATGAGCGCATCGCAGGTTACGAGTTCGCATTGGGACAGAGCGTGCAGTCGCGCATGATGGACAAGAGTGCGCAGATACGGCGCGTGTATGACGATGCCATGCTGAACAGCCTTGCACCGCTCGGCGTGTCGTCTTTGCTGGGCGAGCGCAACGCTTTCATCCGCTTGTCGGTGGAATCGCTGCAGAATCCGCATCTCGACGCGCTGGCCAATCCGAACACGGTGGTCATGATCACTCCGCGCCCCCTGGCCGAGATCGATGTTGCCGGGATGCGTGCCAGCCTGGCACATATCAAGGCGCTCGGCTTCAGGCAGGGCTGGGCGATCAACCAGCCGCGTCCCGAATATGCCGAGTTCCTGCACCAGGCCGACTTCATCGAGATCGATCCCGCGCAACTGGATGGCATCCAGCTGAAAGCGATGATCGCGGAGTTGCGTGCCGCCAACAGCAGCCAGAAACTGATCGCCAGCAGATTGCAGACGGCGGATGACTTCAAATATTGTTTCGAGCGCGGCTTCAATTACTTCATGGGACCGTTCGTTTCCAGCCGCGAGAACTGGCATCCGTCGAAGAGCGATGTCAATTACTTGCGCGTATTCCAGGCGCTCGAGATGATCCAGTCCGGTGCCGAATTCGATGCCATCGCGGAGTGCCTGCGCACCGACCCGATCCTGACCTTCAAGCTGCTGCGCTATATCAATTCGCCCGGCATCGGGCTGCTGCAAAAGATCGAAGAGATACAGCGGGCACTGCTGCTGCTGGGCCGGGACCGCTTCTACCGCTGGCTGTCGTTGTTGTTGTTCGACAGCAAGAAACCGGGCTATCACGAGAATGTCCTGCAAGAGCAGGCGCTGACACGTGCGCGTTTCATGGAGATGCTCGCTGGCAAAGGCCGGGTTCCCGCCAATGCCGACCAGTTGTTCCTGACGGGTCTTTTTTCATTGATGCATGTGATGTTGGCGCAGCCACTCGAGGATGTGCTGAAACAGGTGGCACTGCCGGAAGCCGTCGTTTCTGCACTCAGGGGCGAGACAAGTGCGATGCACGATGCGCTTACGCTGGCGATCTCCATCGAGTCCGGGATCGGGAGCATGGAAGCCGATGCGGCACAATGCGGTGTGGATGCATCCGAAGTTTCCGGCATATTGATCGACGCATTGGCCTGGGCGCAGCAGATTGCTGCGGTCAGGGATTAG
- a CDS encoding ABC transporter ATP-binding protein, which produces MDNLLEVKDLHHSYGPREVLKGINLTIPRGKVVGIMGSSGSGKSTLLRHFTGQLHPSKGSVNFMGKVLHELSSKELYQIRLKMGMMFQVSGLFTDLSVFDNMAFPLRENTDLPEEIIRDLVLMKLQAVGLRNAHKLMPSQLSGGMERRVAMARATATDPALIIYDEPFAGLDPISLNTIANLIRKLNDALGISSVVVTYDLAESLKIVDYIYFIHDGVVVAQGETSEMIGSQDPFVRQFLHAQPDGPVPFHYPSKPYPEELLKEA; this is translated from the coding sequence ATGGACAATCTGCTCGAAGTCAAAGATCTGCACCACTCCTATGGCCCACGCGAGGTGCTAAAGGGCATCAATCTCACCATCCCGCGCGGCAAAGTCGTCGGCATCATGGGCTCCAGCGGCAGCGGCAAATCCACCCTGCTGCGCCACTTCACCGGCCAGCTGCACCCTTCAAAGGGCAGCGTGAATTTCATGGGCAAAGTGCTGCATGAACTCAGCAGCAAGGAGTTGTACCAGATACGCCTGAAGATGGGCATGATGTTCCAGGTCAGCGGCCTGTTCACCGATTTGTCGGTCTTCGACAACATGGCCTTCCCCTTGCGCGAGAACACCGACCTGCCGGAAGAGATCATCCGCGACCTGGTGTTGATGAAACTGCAGGCCGTCGGCCTGCGCAACGCACACAAGCTGATGCCGAGCCAGCTTTCCGGCGGCATGGAGCGCCGCGTTGCCATGGCACGAGCGACTGCCACCGATCCCGCACTGATCATCTACGACGAACCCTTCGCCGGACTCGACCCGATCTCGCTCAACACCATCGCCAACCTGATCCGCAAGCTCAACGATGCCTTGGGCATATCGTCCGTGGTAGTGACCTACGACCTCGCCGAATCGCTCAAGATCGTCGATTACATCTATTTCATCCACGACGGCGTCGTGGTCGCGCAAGGCGAGACGAGCGAGATGATCGGTTCTCAGGATCCGTTCGTGCGCCAGTTCCTGCATGCCCAGCCGGACGGACCAGTACCCTTCCACTACCCCAGCAAACCGTATCCCGAAGAATTGCTCAAGGAAGCCTGA
- a CDS encoding GNAT family N-acetyltransferase, producing the protein MPAQRHPSSNTDLTFRRANAADVDAIVALVNSAYRGESSRAGWTTEADILGGQRTDAAEIAHLIAQDGSAILLCLCGGGIIGSVHVEQVDTATAYLGMLVIRPQLQGQGAGRRLMDEAERFAYTEWGAGRVQMQVITLRRELIAYYERRGYRRSGEVRPFPAGEPRFGLPKVEGLMFEVLEKVLEAGCGGN; encoded by the coding sequence TTGCCTGCACAAAGACATCCATCCTCAAACACTGACCTTACTTTCCGCCGCGCCAACGCGGCAGATGTGGACGCCATCGTCGCGCTGGTCAACTCCGCCTATCGGGGCGAATCAAGCCGTGCCGGGTGGACCACCGAAGCGGACATCCTGGGCGGGCAGCGCACCGATGCGGCGGAGATCGCGCACCTGATCGCGCAGGACGGTTCGGCCATCCTGTTGTGCCTGTGTGGTGGCGGGATCATCGGCTCGGTGCATGTGGAACAGGTGGATACGGCCACGGCATACCTGGGTATGCTGGTGATCAGGCCGCAGTTGCAGGGGCAGGGGGCGGGCCGCCGCTTGATGGACGAGGCTGAGCGCTTTGCATACACGGAATGGGGTGCCGGGCGTGTGCAGATGCAGGTGATCACGCTGCGTCGCGAATTGATCGCTTACTACGAGCGGCGCGGCTACCGGCGCAGCGGCGAGGTCAGGCCGTTCCCGGCTGGCGAACCGAGATTCGGCCTGCCCAAGGTGGAGGGGCTGATGTTCGAGGTGCTGGAAAAGGTTCTGGAAGCTGGTTGTGGCGGGAACTAA